In a genomic window of Pseudomonas putida:
- a CDS encoding 16S rRNA (uracil(1498)-N(3))-methyltransferase, whose amino-acid sequence MNLLLLEEADFIAADRVILRDRRLTHMQEVHRCEVGDSMRVGRIGGLMGSAEVLRLDAAEAELRVTLDQPPPAKLPLTLVLALPRPKMLRRVFQTVAAMGVPRVVLVNSYRVEKSFWQTPFLEPEAIREQLILGLEQARDSVLPEVTIEKRFKPFVEDRLPAISEGTLGLVGHPGNYPPCPRALSEPVTLAIGPEGGWIPYEIDLLGKSGLQPVQLGERILRVETAVTALLARLF is encoded by the coding sequence GTGAACCTGCTGCTCCTCGAGGAGGCCGACTTCATTGCAGCCGACCGGGTGATCCTGCGTGATCGCCGGCTGACCCACATGCAGGAAGTCCATCGCTGTGAAGTCGGCGACAGCATGCGCGTCGGCCGCATTGGCGGCCTGATGGGCTCGGCAGAAGTGCTGCGCCTGGACGCCGCTGAAGCGGAATTGCGCGTCACCCTCGACCAGCCACCACCCGCCAAGCTGCCACTGACCCTGGTATTGGCCCTGCCACGCCCCAAAATGCTGCGCAGGGTGTTTCAGACCGTCGCCGCCATGGGAGTGCCGCGTGTCGTGCTGGTGAACAGCTATCGCGTCGAGAAGAGCTTCTGGCAGACCCCGTTCCTGGAGCCTGAAGCCATTCGCGAGCAGTTGATCCTCGGCCTCGAACAGGCCCGGGACAGTGTGCTGCCTGAAGTCACTATCGAGAAGCGCTTCAAGCCGTTCGTGGAAGACCGCCTGCCGGCCATCAGCGAAGGCACCCTCGGCCTGGTCGGCCATCCGGGCAACTACCCGCCCTGCCCACGCGCCCTGAGCGAACCGGTAACCCTGGCCATCGGCCCCGAGGGCGGCTGGATTCCCTACGAAATCGACCTGCTCGGCAAATCCGGCCTGCAACCGGTGCAACTGGGCGAGCGCATCCTGCGCGTGGAAACCGCCGTTACCGCCCTGCTGGCACGCCTCTTCTAA
- the tatC gene encoding twin-arginine translocase subunit TatC yields MSDLPENDQHMPLVSHLTELRTRLLRCVAAVFIIFAGLFAFTQQIYTFVSTPLRQYLPAGATMIATDVSSPFLTPLKLTMMVSLFLAIPVILHQIWGFIAPGLYKHEKRIAVPLLVSSILLFYAGMAFAYFLVFPLIFKFFASATPAGVEMMTDITSYLDFVMTLFFAFGVAFEIPVAVVLLVWIGVVDVKYLKKIRPYVIIGCFVVGMILTPPDIFSQTLLAVPMWLLFEIGVLFGGLVSKRGEHPDDQPADDHNDQPPATQA; encoded by the coding sequence ATGAGCGATCTCCCTGAAAACGACCAGCACATGCCGCTGGTTTCGCATCTCACCGAGTTGCGTACCCGCCTGCTGCGCTGCGTAGCGGCGGTGTTCATCATCTTCGCCGGGTTGTTCGCCTTCACCCAGCAGATCTACACCTTCGTCTCCACGCCGCTGCGCCAATACCTGCCGGCGGGTGCGACGATGATCGCCACCGACGTGTCGTCGCCGTTCCTGACGCCCCTGAAGCTGACGATGATGGTCTCGCTGTTCCTGGCGATCCCGGTGATCCTGCACCAGATCTGGGGCTTCATCGCGCCAGGCCTGTACAAGCATGAAAAACGCATCGCCGTGCCTTTGCTGGTATCGAGCATCCTGCTGTTCTACGCCGGCATGGCCTTCGCCTACTTCCTGGTGTTCCCGCTGATCTTCAAGTTCTTCGCCTCCGCCACCCCGGCCGGCGTGGAAATGATGACCGACATCACCAGCTACCTCGATTTCGTCATGACGCTGTTCTTCGCCTTCGGCGTGGCGTTCGAGATCCCGGTGGCCGTGGTGCTGCTGGTGTGGATCGGCGTGGTCGACGTCAAATACCTGAAGAAAATCCGCCCGTACGTGATCATCGGCTGCTTCGTGGTCGGCATGATCCTGACCCCGCCGGACATCTTCTCGCAAACCCTGCTGGCGGTACCGATGTGGCTGCTGTTCGAGATCGGCGTGCTGTTTGGCGGCCTGGTCAGCAAACGCGGCGAACACCCGGACGATCAGCCGGCTGACGACCACAACGACCAGCCGCCAGCGACCCAAGCGTGA
- the tatB gene encoding Sec-independent protein translocase protein TatB, which yields MFGISFSELLLVGLVALLVLGPERLPHAARTAGLWVGRLKRSFNAIKQEVEREIGADEIRRQLHNEHILSLEQEARKIFTPTQQEPTPVEHVGEQTIQAPAASVATPAATPEPAPVVAATPAEPVTPAAAPVAPAPHDPTLPPRAP from the coding sequence ATGTTTGGTATCAGCTTCTCTGAACTGCTGCTCGTTGGCCTCGTAGCCCTGCTGGTGCTGGGCCCCGAGCGCCTGCCGCATGCTGCACGCACCGCCGGCCTGTGGGTCGGGCGCCTGAAGCGCAGCTTCAATGCGATCAAACAGGAAGTTGAGCGTGAAATCGGTGCCGACGAAATTCGTCGGCAACTGCACAACGAACACATTCTGTCGCTGGAGCAGGAGGCGCGGAAAATCTTCACGCCAACTCAGCAGGAGCCGACGCCGGTGGAACATGTGGGAGAGCAGACGATCCAGGCTCCCGCCGCGAGCGTCGCCACACCTGCAGCAACGCCAGAACCTGCACCCGTCGTTGCAGCGACACCGGCTGAACCTGTCACACCTGCGGCTGCGCCCGTTGCGCCAGCCCCTCATGACCCCACACTGCCGCCGCGAGCCCCATGA
- a CDS encoding twin-arginine translocase TatA/TatE family subunit, with protein MGIFDWKHWIVILVVVVLVFGTKKLKNLGTDVGESIKGFRKAMNDDEKPADPNATPAQPVPPVQPQATQSVNQPHTIDVQAQKVEEPIRKDV; from the coding sequence ATGGGCATTTTTGACTGGAAACACTGGATCGTCATCCTGGTGGTTGTCGTACTGGTATTCGGTACCAAGAAACTGAAAAACCTCGGCACCGACGTCGGCGAATCGATCAAGGGCTTTCGCAAGGCCATGAACGACGACGAAAAACCGGCCGATCCAAACGCGACCCCGGCCCAACCGGTTCCGCCTGTTCAGCCACAAGCCACACAGTCCGTGAACCAGCCGCACACCATCGACGTGCAGGCGCAGAAAGTCGAAGAGCCGATCCGCAAAGACGTGTGA
- a CDS encoding phosphoribosyl-ATP diphosphatase has product MSDTLNRLAQVLEERKGAAADSSYVASLYHKGLNKILEKVGEESVETIIAAKDAAVSGDCSDVIYETADLWFHSMVMLAQLGQHPQAVLDELDRRFGLSGHVEKASRPAN; this is encoded by the coding sequence ATGAGTGACACGTTGAACCGTCTGGCCCAGGTACTGGAAGAGCGCAAAGGCGCCGCCGCCGACAGCTCGTATGTCGCCAGCCTGTACCACAAGGGCTTGAACAAGATTCTGGAAAAAGTCGGCGAAGAGTCGGTCGAAACCATCATTGCCGCCAAGGACGCCGCCGTCAGTGGCGACTGCAGCGATGTGATCTACGAAACCGCCGATTTGTGGTTCCACAGCATGGTCATGCTCGCCCAATTGGGGCAGCATCCACAGGCTGTACTCGATGAACTGGACCGTCGCTTCGGTCTCTCCGGACATGTAGAGAAAGCCTCGCGTCCGGCCAACTGA
- the hisI gene encoding phosphoribosyl-AMP cyclohydrolase, with amino-acid sequence MKNWLDEIKWDADGLVPAIAQDHKTGRVLMMAWMNREALELTAAENRAIYWSRSRGKLWRKGEESGHVQTLHEMRLDCDADVIILMVEQIGDIACHTGRQSCFYRVFENGDWKTVDPVLKDPHAIYSAGHTHE; translated from the coding sequence ATGAAAAACTGGCTGGACGAGATCAAGTGGGACGCCGATGGCCTGGTGCCGGCAATTGCCCAGGATCACAAGACCGGGCGCGTCCTGATGATGGCCTGGATGAACCGTGAAGCGCTGGAACTGACCGCCGCCGAAAACCGCGCCATCTACTGGTCGCGCTCCCGTGGCAAGCTGTGGCGCAAGGGCGAAGAGTCCGGCCACGTGCAAACCCTGCATGAGATGCGCCTGGATTGCGATGCCGACGTCATCATCCTGATGGTCGAGCAGATCGGCGACATCGCCTGCCATACCGGCCGTCAGAGCTGCTTCTACCGCGTCTTCGAGAACGGCGACTGGAAAACCGTCGATCCGGTCCTCAAAGACCCGCACGCCATCTACTCCGCAGGACACACACATGAGTGA
- the ubiB gene encoding ubiquinone biosynthesis regulatory protein kinase UbiB produces MKLLAVRRLLRIQRVVIRYRLDDLLFDLPLPWFLLVLRYALPWRWFPRKTLDLSRGARLRLALQDLGPIFIKFGQILSTRRDLLPEDIADELMKLQDRVPPFDSKVSVKLIEDQLGKKISEVFSRFDVEPLASASVAQVHAAQLKTGEEVVVKVIRPGLKPVIKQDLAWLFILARAAEKVSADARLLHPVDVVSDYEKTIYDELDLLREAANASQLKRNFEGSPLLYVPQVYWDWCRPKVLVMERIYGIQVTDLATLADQRTDMKMLAERGVEIFFTQVFRDSFFHADMHPGNIFVSTVSPWSPQYIAIDCGIVGSLTPEDQDYLARNLFAFFKRDYRRVAQLHIDSGWVPAETKLNEFEAAIRTVCEPIFEKPLKDISFGQVLMRLFQTARRFNMEVQPQLVLLQKTLLNIEGLGRQLYPDLDLWNTAQPFLERWMRERVSPKALFGNVQSQIEQIPHLANMTRDLLERLSQPHASDPPPPWHRRRDDWFLRLLGTAHLAGGAILAAGGPLNQLAYWPAGIMMAVGLYLVVRR; encoded by the coding sequence ATGAAGCTGCTTGCCGTCCGCCGTCTGTTGCGCATCCAGCGCGTCGTGATCCGCTACCGCCTTGATGACCTGCTGTTCGACCTGCCGCTGCCCTGGTTCCTGCTGGTGCTGCGCTACGCCTTGCCGTGGCGCTGGTTCCCGCGCAAGACCCTGGACCTGAGCCGTGGCGCACGCTTGCGCCTGGCGTTGCAGGATCTGGGACCGATTTTCATCAAGTTCGGGCAGATCCTGTCCACCCGCCGCGATCTGCTGCCCGAAGACATCGCCGACGAGCTGATGAAGTTGCAGGACCGCGTGCCGCCGTTCGATTCGAAGGTGTCGGTCAAGCTGATCGAAGACCAGCTCGGCAAGAAGATCAGCGAAGTGTTCAGCCGTTTCGACGTCGAACCCCTGGCCTCGGCCTCGGTGGCGCAGGTGCATGCCGCGCAGTTGAAAACCGGTGAAGAAGTCGTGGTCAAGGTGATCCGCCCGGGTCTCAAGCCAGTGATCAAGCAGGATCTGGCGTGGCTGTTTATCCTCGCCCGCGCCGCCGAAAAGGTCTCGGCCGATGCGCGTTTGCTGCACCCGGTGGACGTGGTCAGCGACTACGAAAAAACCATCTACGACGAACTCGACCTGCTGCGCGAGGCGGCCAACGCCAGCCAGCTCAAGCGCAATTTCGAAGGCTCGCCGCTGCTTTACGTGCCGCAGGTCTATTGGGATTGGTGCCGGCCGAAAGTGCTGGTGATGGAACGCATCTACGGCATTCAGGTGACCGACCTGGCCACCCTGGCCGACCAGCGCACCGACATGAAAATGCTCGCCGAGCGCGGCGTGGAGATCTTCTTCACCCAGGTGTTCCGCGACAGTTTCTTCCATGCCGACATGCACCCCGGCAACATTTTCGTCAGCACCGTGAGCCCGTGGAGCCCGCAGTACATCGCGATCGACTGCGGCATCGTCGGCAGCCTGACCCCGGAAGACCAGGACTATCTGGCACGCAACCTGTTCGCCTTCTTCAAGCGCGACTACCGCCGCGTGGCACAGTTGCACATCGATTCGGGCTGGGTGCCGGCGGAAACCAAACTCAATGAATTCGAAGCGGCGATCCGTACCGTGTGCGAGCCGATCTTCGAAAAGCCGTTGAAGGACATTTCCTTCGGCCAGGTGCTGATGCGCCTGTTCCAGACCGCGCGCCGCTTCAACATGGAAGTGCAGCCGCAGCTGGTGCTGTTGCAGAAAACCCTGCTGAACATCGAAGGCCTGGGCCGCCAGTTGTACCCGGACCTCGACCTGTGGAACACCGCACAACCGTTCCTCGAGCGCTGGATGCGCGAGCGTGTCAGCCCCAAGGCCCTGTTCGGCAACGTGCAGAGCCAGATCGAACAGATCCCGCACCTGGCCAACATGACCCGCGACCTGCTCGAGCGCCTGTCCCAGCCTCACGCCAGCGACCCGCCGCCACCCTGGCACCGCCGCCGCGACGACTGGTTCCTGCGCCTGCTGGGAACCGCCCATCTGGCCGGTGGCGCCATCCTCGCCGCCGGGGGGCCGCTGAATCAGTTGGCTTATTGGCCCGCTGGAATCATGATGGCCGTCGGCTTGTATCTGGTCGTGCGCCGATAG
- a CDS encoding ubiquinone biosynthesis accessory factor UbiJ, with protein MLLAGLLASVELGLNRVLRLDSTALPRLAHLTGKVIAVDCRSPALHLFILPSDEGLMLASQWETGADCTLRAPASSLLKLAMSKDKTSVLHAPEVELDGDSGVLLELAAILQDLELDWEYELSRWLGPVATQLVGGHLRSRARWYQQGFASLNQNLAEYLAEESRSLVGQREAEARFRELDQIKLDLERLEARFERLSRSLDPSDNA; from the coding sequence ATGCTGCTCGCCGGACTGCTCGCCAGCGTTGAACTCGGTTTGAACCGGGTGCTACGTCTCGACAGCACGGCGCTGCCGCGGCTCGCGCATTTGACTGGCAAGGTGATTGCCGTCGATTGCCGCAGCCCGGCATTGCACTTGTTCATCCTGCCCAGCGATGAAGGCCTGATGCTCGCCTCCCAGTGGGAAACCGGCGCCGACTGCACCCTGCGTGCACCGGCTTCGAGCCTGTTGAAACTGGCGATGAGCAAGGACAAGACTTCGGTGCTGCATGCCCCCGAAGTCGAACTCGACGGCGACAGCGGCGTACTGCTGGAACTGGCGGCCATCCTCCAGGACCTCGAGCTGGACTGGGAGTACGAACTCTCGCGCTGGCTCGGTCCGGTCGCCACACAGTTGGTGGGTGGCCACCTGCGCAGCCGCGCGCGCTGGTATCAACAAGGATTTGCCAGCCTCAACCAGAACCTCGCCGAATACCTGGCCGAAGAATCGCGCAGCCTTGTCGGCCAGCGCGAAGCCGAAGCCCGATTCCGTGAACTGGACCAGATCAAGCTTGATCTGGAACGACTCGAGGCGCGTTTCGAGCGCCTTTCCCGATCCCTCGACCCAAGCGATAACGCATGA
- the ubiE gene encoding bifunctional demethylmenaquinone methyltransferase/2-methoxy-6-polyprenyl-1,4-benzoquinol methylase UbiE gives MTDQRKGSDAEPTTHFGFKNVPESQKAEKVAEVFHSVAAKYDLMNDLLSGGMHRLWKRFAIELSGVRAGNRVLDIAGGTGDLTRKFSHLVGPTGQVVLADINESMLKVGRDRLLDLGVAGNVEFVQADAEKLPFPDNHFDCVTIAFGLRNVTHKEDALRSMLRVLKPGGRLLVLEFSKPTNALMSKAYDAYSFAFMPLMGKLITNDSESYRYLAESIRMHPNQETLKSMMVEAGFDRVTYHNMTAGIVALHRGIKP, from the coding sequence ATGACTGATCAGCGCAAAGGCAGCGATGCCGAACCCACCACTCACTTCGGCTTCAAAAACGTTCCGGAAAGCCAGAAAGCGGAAAAAGTCGCTGAAGTTTTCCACTCGGTAGCCGCCAAGTACGACCTGATGAACGACCTCCTGTCGGGCGGCATGCACCGCCTGTGGAAGCGTTTCGCGATCGAACTGTCGGGCGTACGCGCCGGCAACCGCGTGCTCGACATCGCCGGTGGCACGGGCGACCTGACCCGCAAGTTCTCGCATCTGGTAGGCCCGACCGGCCAGGTGGTGCTGGCCGACATCAACGAGTCCATGCTCAAGGTCGGCCGTGACCGCCTGCTGGACCTGGGTGTGGCCGGCAACGTCGAATTCGTCCAGGCCGACGCGGAAAAACTGCCGTTCCCGGACAACCATTTCGACTGCGTAACCATCGCTTTCGGCCTGCGTAACGTGACGCACAAGGAAGACGCCCTGCGCTCCATGCTGCGCGTACTCAAGCCCGGCGGCCGCCTGCTGGTGCTGGAATTCTCCAAGCCAACCAACGCACTGATGTCCAAGGCCTACGACGCCTACTCGTTCGCCTTCATGCCGTTGATGGGCAAGCTGATCACCAACGACTCGGAAAGCTATCGCTACCTGGCCGAATCGATCCGCATGCACCCGAACCAGGAAACCCTGAAGTCGATGATGGTCGAAGCCGGATTCGACCGCGTGACTTATCACAACATGACCGCAGGCATCGTCGCCCTGCATCGCGGCATCAAGCCCTGA
- a CDS encoding polyhydroxyalkanoic acid system family protein: MAHISVERAHGLGKEAAREKADKLAQKLRDQYGLEPQWSGDTLNLKRSGVKGAVHVSDDSIRVDVELGLMMSAMSGMIKAEIEKALDKALV, translated from the coding sequence ATGGCCCATATCAGTGTTGAGCGTGCCCACGGCCTGGGTAAGGAAGCGGCTCGCGAGAAGGCCGACAAGCTGGCGCAGAAACTGCGCGACCAATATGGCCTGGAGCCGCAATGGTCCGGCGACACCCTGAATCTCAAGCGCTCCGGCGTTAAAGGCGCGGTGCATGTGAGCGACGATTCGATCCGGGTCGACGTGGAACTGGGCCTGATGATGTCGGCCATGAGTGGCATGATCAAAGCGGAGATCGAGAAGGCGTTGGATAAAGCCCTCGTCTGA
- a CDS encoding phasin family protein — translation MAKVILKKKIDASTAALSDVKSYARKIWLAGLGAYAKVGQEGAEYFQELIKAGQAVESKGKKAVAAKLEAANSEIAEAKSEVSTFKGRVEVQLDKVEKAFDSRVASALNRIGIPSKHDVETLSVKLDELTALLERVARKS, via the coding sequence ATGGCCAAAGTAATTTTGAAGAAAAAAATCGACGCATCGACGGCAGCTCTGAGCGACGTCAAATCCTATGCCCGCAAGATCTGGCTGGCAGGCCTGGGCGCCTACGCCAAGGTTGGCCAGGAGGGCGCCGAGTACTTTCAGGAGCTGATCAAGGCCGGTCAAGCTGTTGAATCGAAAGGTAAAAAGGCAGTCGCCGCAAAGCTCGAAGCGGCGAACTCCGAGATCGCTGAAGCCAAGAGTGAAGTAAGCACTTTCAAGGGCCGTGTCGAAGTTCAACTCGACAAGGTCGAGAAGGCGTTCGACTCGCGTGTCGCAAGTGCCTTGAATCGTATCGGCATTCCGTCTAAACATGACGTGGAGACACTCTCTGTCAAGCTCGATGAGCTGACGGCACTGCTCGAACGCGTCGCGCGTAAATCTTAA
- a CDS encoding phasin family protein: protein MAVKKNTEKEGSSWIGKVEDYSRKIWLAGLGVYSKIDTDGSKIFDALVKDGEKAEKAIGKKVDTAKDSAKDTASSAKSRISGVKDKALGKWDELEGAFDKRLNSAISRLGVPSRNEVKALHTKVEQLTKQIEKLTGAKVTPVAAKTAAAKPAAAKPAAKPLAKAAAKPAAKTAAKPAAKTAAAKPAAAKPAAKPVAAKAAAKPAAKPAAAKTAAAKPAAAKPAAAKPAAKPAAAKKPAVKKPAAPKAAAKPAVAAAKPAAPTAPAAPVSASNSASAPTPAVTPTAAPAPSTPTSQS, encoded by the coding sequence ATGGCTGTTAAAAAGAACACCGAAAAAGAAGGCAGCTCGTGGATCGGGAAAGTAGAAGACTACTCCCGAAAAATCTGGCTGGCTGGTTTAGGCGTGTACTCGAAGATCGACACTGACGGCAGCAAAATCTTCGATGCATTGGTTAAAGACGGCGAGAAAGCCGAGAAAGCAATCGGCAAGAAAGTCGACACTGCCAAGGACAGCGCCAAAGACACCGCTTCTTCTGCCAAGTCGCGCATCAGCGGCGTGAAAGACAAGGCGCTGGGCAAGTGGGATGAGCTGGAAGGGGCTTTCGACAAGCGCCTGAACAGCGCCATTTCGCGCCTGGGCGTGCCAAGCCGCAATGAGGTCAAGGCGCTGCACACCAAGGTCGAGCAACTGACCAAGCAGATCGAAAAACTGACCGGTGCCAAGGTGACGCCGGTTGCGGCCAAAACCGCCGCGGCCAAACCGGCTGCTGCCAAGCCGGCTGCCAAACCACTGGCCAAGGCTGCAGCCAAACCTGCCGCCAAAACCGCGGCCAAGCCAGCGGCTAAAACTGCTGCGGCAAAACCAGCCGCTGCCAAGCCTGCGGCTAAACCGGTAGCTGCCAAGGCTGCCGCCAAACCAGCAGCCAAGCCGGCAGCGGCGAAAACCGCTGCTGCAAAACCAGCCGCCGCCAAGCCTGCAGCTGCAAAACCTGCGGCAAAACCGGCTGCCGCGAAAAAGCCAGCCGTGAAAAAGCCGGCTGCTCCGAAAGCTGCCGCAAAACCAGCCGTGGCCGCCGCCAAACCGGCAGCCCCGACCGCACCGGCCGCACCTGTCAGCGCATCGAATTCCGCTTCCGCGCCGACCCCTGCTGTCACCCCGACTGCCGCGCCAGCTCCATCGACGCCAACCAGTCAGTCCTGA
- a CDS encoding TetR/AcrR family transcriptional regulator, which translates to MKTRDRILECALQLFNQKGEPNVSTMEVANEMGISPGNLYYHFHGKEPLILGLFERFQAELTPLLDPPLDAELGPDDYWLFLHLIVERLSHYRFLFQDLSNLAGRLPKLAKGIRNLLNALKRTLATLLARLKAQGQLVSDTQALGQLVEQITMTLLFSLDYQRILDREGEVRLVVYQIMMLVAPHLLPPIKVATEQLALQYLEEHE; encoded by the coding sequence ATGAAAACCCGCGACCGCATCCTCGAATGTGCCCTGCAGTTGTTCAATCAGAAGGGCGAACCGAACGTCTCCACCATGGAAGTTGCCAACGAAATGGGCATCAGCCCGGGCAACCTCTACTACCACTTCCACGGCAAGGAGCCGTTGATTCTCGGGCTGTTCGAGCGCTTCCAGGCCGAACTGACACCGTTGCTCGACCCACCCCTCGACGCCGAGTTGGGCCCCGATGATTACTGGCTGTTCCTGCACCTGATCGTCGAGCGCCTGTCCCACTACCGCTTCCTGTTCCAGGACCTGTCGAACCTGGCCGGACGCTTGCCGAAACTGGCCAAGGGCATTCGCAACCTGCTCAACGCACTCAAGCGCACACTGGCGACGCTGCTGGCGCGCCTGAAGGCTCAAGGGCAATTGGTCAGCGACACCCAGGCCCTCGGCCAACTGGTGGAACAGATCACCATGACCCTGCTGTTTTCCCTGGACTATCAGCGGATTCTCGATCGCGAGGGCGAGGTGAGACTGGTGGTTTACCAGATCATGATGCTGGTGGCGCCGCACCTGTTGCCGCCGATCAAAGTGGCGACCGAGCAACTGGCCTTGCAGTACCTGGAAGAACACGAATAA